One window of Hoplias malabaricus isolate fHopMal1 chromosome 16, fHopMal1.hap1, whole genome shotgun sequence genomic DNA carries:
- the gtpbp3 gene encoding tRNA modification GTPase GTPBP3, mitochondrial, translating into MSLFRCWRRHILRTALRPGGCLRLVSPLCSAADTIFAVCSGQGRCGVAVLRVSGAAAAVALRAVTGSKQGLPAPRTALLRNIIHPKTRELLDRGLVLWFPGPHSFTGEDVAEFHIHGGPAVINSILHALGSLPGLRPAEAGEFTRRAFHAGKLDLTEIEGLGDLIHAETEAQRRQALRQMTGDLGRLYNDWSQQLKKCLAHVEAFIDFSEGELIEDGILNQVDIAVPQLQMEIEKHLCDERRGERVRSGVQVVIAGSTNAGKSSLYNILCQRPAAIVSPTAGTTRDVVESSLDIGGFPVRLCDTAGLRDTDDFVEQEGVRRARNMVDLADLTLVLVDSTQLPQEPQMVSGFLSEYLKNVLPSAKDHKHCVLILNKSDLLLKEHISIIQNVLTQTSDMVPVSILSCQTREGLEDFLTLIKNTLKTLCGDPLAGSPSLTQTRHRVHLRKCVDSLNLYYQYRDVDLALAAEGLRLGLSSLGRITGKVGAEEILDVIFRDFCIGK; encoded by the exons ATGAGTTTATTCCGTTGCTGGAGGAGGCACATCCTCAGAACTGcgttaag GCCGGGGGGGTGTTTAAGGCTCGTCTCCCCATTATGCAGCGCCGCTGACACTATCTTCGCCGTGTGTTCAGGACAGGGGCGGTGCGGGGTGGCCGTGCTGCGGGTTAGCGGAGCGGCGGCGGCGGTGGCTCTTCGCGCTGTGACCGGGTCGAAACAAGGTCTGCCCGCTCCCCGTACCGCGCTGCTCCGCAACATCATCCACCCGAAGACCCGAGAGCTGTTGGACCGGGGACTGGTGCTGTGGTTCCCAG GCCCTCACAGCTTCACTGGAGAGGATGTTGCAGAGTTTCACATACATGGAGGACCTGCGGTTATTAACAGCATCCTGCATGCCCTTG GCAGTCTACCAGGACTGAGGCCGGCAGAAGCAGGTGAATTTACTCGAAGGGCATTCCATGCGGGGAAGCTGGACTTGACTGAAATAGAGGGTCTGGGGGATCTTATACATGCTGAGACTGAAGCTCAGAGGAGGCAAGCACTTCGACAGATGACAGGGGATCTGGGACGCCTCTATAATGACTGGAGTCAGCAGCTTAAGAAA TGCTTGGCGCATGTGGAAGCCTTCATTGACTTCAGTGAGGGTGAGCTCATAGAGGATGGAATCTTAAATCAAG TGGACATAGCTGTACCCCAGCTGCAGATGGAAATAGAGAAGCATCTGTGTGATGAGAGAAGGGGGGAGCGAGTCCGCAGTGGAGTGCAAGTGGTCATTGCTGGGTCCACCAATGCGGGCAAGAGCAGCCTGTACAATATACTGT GTCAGCGTCCCGCTGCCATTGTATCTCCTACGGCAGGAACGACCAGAGACGTTGTGGAGAGCTCTCTGGACATTGGGGGCTTTCCTGTCCGGTTGTGTGACACTGCGGGACTGAGGGACACGGATGACTTTGTGGAGCAAGAGGGAGTCCGCCGCGCCCGTAACAT GGTGGATTTGGCAGACTTGACGTTGGTGCTGGTTGACTCAACGCAACTTCCTCAGGAGCCTCAGATGGTGTCCGGTTTCCTGAGCGAATACCTGAAGAATGTGCTGCCCAGTGCGAAGGATCATAAGCACTGTGTTCTGATCCTGAACAAAAGTGACCTCCTTCTTAAAGAACACATTAGTATCATCCAGAACGTTCTCACACAGACCTCAGATATGGTTCCAGTCAGTATACTGTCATGTCAAACCAGAGAAGGACTGGAAGATTTCCTCACATTAATAAAGAACACACTAAAGACACT GTGTGGAGACCCACTAGCCGGAAGCCCAAGCCTGACTCAGACTCGCCATCGAGTTCACCTGCGGAAGTGTGTGGATTCCTTGAATCTGTATTATCAGTACAGGGATGTAGACTTGGCACTGGCAGCAGAGGGATTGCGTTTAGGCCTCAGCAGCTTGGGAAGGATCACTGGCAAAGTTGGGGCTGAGGAAATCTTGGATGTCATTTTTAGAGACTTTTGCATTGGGAAATAA
- the plvapb gene encoding plasmalemma vesicle associated protein b, which translates to MYNNSYSRPKVALEKKVIHKSKGKSCGYYLRIVFFFSSLIQSLIIVSLVLFLVYGQPGKSPEEMRVEELEIGYNKLSLDNTKLRKEKAELTTLLKTKTTEKDTADKKLAKLTIDFEAAKSNNTRLAHQLSVCKQPQSRIVPPAPCSPGAPSPGHLKSLQNLLDHQKALYVMLESNYTLTVQSLKLDLERATKEKTLCEISVTHLKQEKEDLASQLQLFRKKCKDDFVSSLRDIQTVSAAFLEKIDNLFPASFTFLLTCAKQQEQMERIQANCTNLSRQVENKFQSYLNVVGEKVSEMQAQSSHLEVQNRRLTSDLQQCSQSRTQENEKCKKLLVESQEAQDREVERLLKLQETLIQEKLQALCPAKPAPPTLPRSSGYVYPTSLGHHSRIGTSSAGASAAGHTAVGSSQP; encoded by the exons ATGTACAACAACAGCTACTCCCGGCCCAAAGTTGCGCTGGAGAAGAAGGTCATTCACAAATCCAAGGGAAAGAGCTGTGGTTATTATTTGCGGAtcgttttcttcttctcttcgtTAATACAGTCACTTATCATCGTCAGCCTGGTGCTCTTCTTGGTGTACGGACAACCTGGGAAGAGCCCTGAAGAGATGAGGGTGGAGGAACTGGAGATTGGCTACAACAAGCTGTCCCTGGACAACACCAAACTCAGGAAGGAGAAAGCTGAACTCACCACCTTGCTTAAGACAAAGACAACAGAGAAGGATACAGCAGACAAAAAGCTAGCAAAACTCACAATAGACTTTGAGGCTGCCAAATCAAATAACACAAGACTTGCGCATCAACTA TCTGTTTGCAAACAACCCCAATCTCGTATCGTTCCTCCAGCACCGTGCTCTCCAGGCGCTCCTTCTCCTG GACACCTCAAAAGTTTGCAGAATCTTCTGGACCACCAGAAAGCTCTGTATGTAATGCTCGAGAGCAATTACACTCTAACAGTACAAAGTCTCAAGCTTGACTTAGAACGTGCTACAAAAGAGAAGACCCTGTGTGAAATATCGGTGACGCACCTGAAGCAAGAAAAAGAAGATCTGGCATCTCAACTGCAGCTTTTCAGAAAGAAATGCAAGGATGACTTTGTGTCATCTCTGCGGGATATTCAAACTGTTAGCGCTGCCTTTCTGGAAAAAATCGATAACCTCTTTCCTGCCAGTTTCACCTTCCTACTCACATGTGCAAAACAACAAGAACAGATGGAGAGGATCCAGGCCAATTGCACCAACCTGTCCCGGCAAGTGGAAAACAAGTTCCAAAGCTACTTGAACGTCGTTGGTGAAAAAGTCTCTGAAATGCAGGCCCAGAGCAGTCATCTAGAAGTGCAGAACAGACGGCTGACATCAGATCTGCAGCAGTGCAGCCAGAGCCGCACCCAAGAAAATGAAAAGTGCAAGAAGTTACTCGTAGAGTCTCAGGAGGCACAGGACAGAGAAGTTGAGAGACTGCTGAAGTTGCAGGAAACACTGATTCAGGAAAAGCTCCAGGCCTTGTGCCCAGCAAAG CCTGCACCTCCTACTTTGCCAAGATCCTCTGGATATGTGTATCCAACATCCCTTGGACATCACAGCAGGATAGGCACAAGCTCAGCTGGAGCAAGTGCTGCAGGACATACTGCAGTAGGCAGCAGTCAACCATGA